One part of the Mesorhizobium sp. M4B.F.Ca.ET.058.02.1.1 genome encodes these proteins:
- the ftsW gene encoding putative lipid II flippase FtsW encodes MQSRLDKSPVATWWWTIDRWFLAAFLSLMGLGIVLSFAASPAVAERIGLDSFHFATRQIIFTVPALGVMLAVSFLESRQIRRMALVILCTMLVLMVAVLYVGVEVKGARRWVSLAGLSIQPSEFLKPAFVIVCAWLFAEHKRQPDIPGNLFALLLLVLVVSLLVAQPDLGQTMLVTGTWGVMFFMAGLPWLWIIALGVTGVSGLFAAYTVFPHVAARIDKFLTGEGDTFQVDMGREALINGHWFGVGPGEGTVKRVIPDSHADFVFSVAGEEFGLVMCFFIMSIFAFIVLRGLNTALKEHDDFARYAVGGLVTVFGLQSAINMCVNLQLMPAKGMTLPFISYGGSSQIAIAISMGMVLALTRRRPEKRKQMGFSFPQRAMPAE; translated from the coding sequence ATGCAAAGCCGTCTCGACAAAAGTCCGGTAGCCACCTGGTGGTGGACGATCGATCGCTGGTTCCTGGCGGCATTCCTGTCGCTGATGGGTCTGGGCATCGTGCTCTCCTTCGCGGCGAGCCCGGCGGTGGCCGAACGCATCGGCCTAGACAGCTTCCACTTCGCCACCAGGCAGATCATCTTCACCGTGCCGGCGCTCGGCGTGATGCTCGCCGTCTCCTTCCTGGAATCGCGGCAGATACGGCGCATGGCGCTGGTGATCCTGTGCACCATGCTGGTGCTGATGGTGGCGGTGCTCTATGTCGGCGTCGAGGTCAAAGGCGCGCGGCGCTGGGTATCGCTTGCTGGCCTCTCCATCCAGCCGTCGGAGTTCCTGAAGCCGGCCTTCGTCATCGTTTGCGCATGGCTCTTCGCCGAGCACAAGCGCCAGCCCGACATTCCCGGCAATCTGTTTGCCCTGCTGCTCCTGGTTCTGGTCGTCTCGCTTCTCGTCGCCCAGCCCGACCTTGGCCAGACCATGCTGGTGACCGGCACGTGGGGGGTCATGTTCTTCATGGCGGGCCTGCCGTGGCTGTGGATCATCGCGCTCGGCGTCACCGGCGTCAGCGGCCTGTTCGCCGCCTATACCGTGTTTCCACACGTCGCCGCCCGCATCGACAAGTTCCTGACCGGCGAGGGCGACACCTTCCAGGTCGACATGGGGCGCGAGGCGTTGATCAATGGCCACTGGTTCGGCGTGGGCCCGGGCGAGGGCACGGTCAAGCGGGTCATCCCCGACAGTCATGCCGACTTCGTCTTCTCGGTCGCCGGCGAGGAGTTCGGGCTGGTGATGTGCTTCTTCATTATGTCGATCTTCGCCTTCATCGTGCTGCGCGGCCTCAACACCGCGCTCAAGGAACACGACGACTTCGCGCGCTATGCCGTTGGCGGTCTGGTCACGGTGTTTGGCCTGCAGTCGGCCATCAACATGTGCGTCAACCTGCAACTGATGCCGGCCAAGGGCATGACGCTGCCGTTCATCTCCTATGGCGGCTCCTCGCAGATCGCCATCGCCATCTCGATGGGCATGGTGCTGGCCTTGACGCGCAGGCGGCCCGAGAAGCGCAAGCAGATGGGTTTTTCCTTCCCGCAGCGCGCCATGCCGGCGGAGTGA
- the murG gene encoding undecaprenyldiphospho-muramoylpentapeptide beta-N-acetylglucosaminyltransferase, translating to MSRGVILLAAGGTGGHLFPAEALAHELNERGWKVHLATDHRAERYSGQFPAVNIHPIQSATLGSKNPLAVLSAFWTIWRGVRQASKIIARIKPEAVVGFGGYPTLPPLYAATRRRVPSLIHEQNAVMGRANRALAGRVDAIAGGFLPEDESAAGAKTVTTGNPVRPQILEAAKTPYVASTGDEPFRFLVFGGSQGAQFFSDAVPAAIGLLPEAERKRLMITQQARAEDVARVKAAYASLGVEAQVSPFFTDMAARMAASHLVMSRSGASTVSEIAVIGRPALLVPYPHALDHDQAANAAALAAAGGAEVHPQSTLSPERIATLVAGLIQDPDRLSAMAAAARSAGKPNAARLLADLTEAIASKKTVSDFRKGTQA from the coding sequence ATGTCGCGGGGTGTGATCCTTCTGGCGGCGGGCGGCACGGGCGGACATCTCTTCCCGGCCGAAGCGCTGGCACATGAGCTCAATGAGCGCGGCTGGAAGGTGCATCTGGCCACCGACCATCGCGCCGAGCGCTATTCCGGCCAGTTCCCGGCTGTCAACATCCATCCGATCCAGTCGGCGACGCTTGGCTCGAAGAATCCGCTGGCGGTGCTGTCGGCCTTCTGGACGATCTGGCGCGGTGTGCGGCAGGCCTCGAAGATCATCGCCAGGATCAAGCCGGAAGCCGTCGTCGGCTTTGGCGGTTATCCGACATTGCCGCCGCTCTATGCCGCGACACGGCGCAGGGTGCCGTCGCTGATCCATGAGCAGAACGCGGTGATGGGCCGCGCCAACAGGGCGCTGGCCGGCCGCGTCGACGCCATCGCCGGCGGTTTCCTGCCGGAGGACGAAAGTGCTGCCGGCGCCAAGACGGTGACCACCGGCAATCCGGTCAGGCCGCAGATCCTGGAGGCGGCAAAGACGCCTTATGTGGCTTCGACCGGCGATGAGCCATTCCGCTTCCTGGTGTTCGGCGGGAGCCAGGGCGCGCAGTTCTTCTCCGACGCCGTGCCCGCGGCAATCGGGCTTCTGCCGGAGGCCGAGCGCAAGCGGCTGATGATCACACAGCAGGCGCGCGCCGAGGACGTGGCGCGGGTCAAGGCGGCCTATGCGTCGCTGGGCGTCGAGGCGCAGGTGTCGCCGTTCTTCACCGACATGGCGGCGCGGATGGCGGCGTCGCACCTGGTGATGTCGCGCTCTGGCGCCTCGACCGTGTCGGAGATCGCCGTCATCGGCCGGCCGGCGCTGCTGGTGCCCTATCCGCACGCGCTCGACCACGACCAGGCGGCGAATGCGGCCGCCCTTGCGGCGGCCGGTGGGGCGGAGGTGCATCCGCAATCCACGCTTTCCCCCGAGCGCATCGCCACGCTGGTCGCCGGGCTGATTCAGGACCCGGATCGGCTGTCGGCCATGGCCGCGGCCGCCCGGTCGGCCGGAAAACCGAACGCGGCGCGGTTGCTCGCCGATCTGACAGAGGCTATTGCGTCGAAAAAAACCGTTTCGGACTTCAGGAAGGGGACGCAAGCATGA
- the murC gene encoding UDP-N-acetylmuramate--L-alanine ligase, translated as MKMPQTIGLVHFIGIGGIGMSGIAEVLHNLGYKVQGSDQADGANVQRLRDKGIECFVGHKAENLGDAEVVVVSTAIKKSNPELKAAREKLLPVVRRAEMLAELMRFRQAVAIGGTHGKTTTTSMVATLLEAGGLDPTVINGGIINAYGTNARMGDGEWMVVEADESDGTFLKLPADIAVVTNIDPEHLDHYGSFDKVREAFRQFVENVPFYGFGVMCTDHPEVQALVGRIEDRRVITYGENAQADVRFTNHRMDGAASEFDVVIRDRKTGGQTTIADLRLPMPGRHNVSNATAAIAVAHELGLTAEAIKKGLSSFAGVKRRFTHTGSWNGVEIFDDYGHHPVEITAVLKAARSATKGRVIAIAQPHRYTRLHDLFNEFSVCFNDADTVMVAPVYAAGEEPIEGVTSDALVSRIRAGGHRDARNIEGPSAIAPIIRELAKPGDFVVFLGAGNITQWAYALPKELGGTAS; from the coding sequence ATGAAGATGCCGCAGACGATCGGCCTTGTGCATTTCATCGGCATCGGCGGCATCGGTATGAGCGGCATTGCCGAGGTGCTGCACAATCTCGGCTACAAGGTGCAGGGCTCCGACCAGGCCGACGGCGCCAATGTGCAGCGGCTGCGCGACAAGGGCATCGAGTGTTTCGTCGGCCACAAGGCGGAAAACCTTGGCGATGCCGAAGTGGTTGTCGTCTCGACCGCGATCAAGAAATCCAATCCGGAGCTCAAGGCCGCTCGCGAGAAGCTGCTGCCTGTCGTGCGCCGCGCCGAGATGCTGGCCGAACTGATGCGCTTCCGCCAGGCGGTTGCGATCGGCGGCACGCACGGCAAGACGACGACCACCTCGATGGTGGCGACACTGCTCGAAGCGGGCGGGCTCGACCCGACCGTGATCAATGGCGGCATCATCAACGCCTATGGCACCAACGCCCGCATGGGCGACGGTGAATGGATGGTGGTCGAGGCCGACGAGAGCGACGGCACCTTCCTGAAGCTGCCGGCCGACATCGCCGTCGTCACCAACATCGATCCCGAGCATCTCGACCATTACGGCAGCTTCGACAAGGTGCGCGAGGCGTTTCGCCAGTTCGTCGAGAACGTGCCGTTCTACGGCTTCGGCGTGATGTGCACCGATCATCCCGAGGTGCAGGCGCTGGTCGGCCGCATCGAGGACCGGCGCGTCATCACCTATGGCGAGAACGCGCAGGCCGACGTGCGCTTCACCAATCACCGCATGGATGGTGCCGCCTCCGAGTTTGACGTCGTCATCCGCGACCGCAAGACGGGCGGTCAAACGACGATTGCCGATCTGCGTCTGCCGATGCCCGGCCGCCACAACGTCTCCAACGCGACCGCCGCGATCGCGGTCGCGCATGAGCTTGGCCTCACCGCCGAGGCGATCAAGAAGGGCCTGTCGTCCTTCGCCGGCGTCAAGCGGCGCTTCACTCATACCGGCTCGTGGAACGGCGTCGAGATCTTCGACGATTACGGCCACCATCCGGTCGAGATCACGGCGGTGCTGAAGGCCGCGCGCAGCGCCACCAAAGGCCGCGTCATCGCTATTGCGCAGCCGCACCGCTACACCCGGCTGCACGATCTGTTCAACGAGTTCTCGGTCTGCTTCAACGACGCCGACACAGTGATGGTGGCGCCGGTCTATGCGGCAGGCGAAGAGCCGATCGAAGGCGTCACTTCGGATGCGCTGGTGTCGCGCATCCGCGCCGGCGGTCATCGCGACGCGCGCAATATTGAGGGCCCGTCGGCGATCGCGCCGATCATCCGCGAACTGGCCAAGCCGGGCGACTTCGTCGTCTTCCTCGGCGCCGGCAACATCACGCAATGGGCCTATGCTTTGCCCAAGGAACTCGGCGGGACGGCCTCATGA
- the murB gene encoding UDP-N-acetylmuramate dehydrogenase, which translates to MMRGQALIEKLGDRLAGLRGRVTPNAEMDKITWFRAGGLADALFQPADEEDLAAFLRAVPEEIPLTVVGVGSNLLVRDGGIPGFVIRLSAKGFGEAEVVSPTTIRAGAATPDKRLAAVAYEAGIGGFHFYHGIPGAVGGALRMNAGANGVETRERVVEVRALDRKGNLHTLSNADMGYAYRHSAAPSGLIFTSALFEGHPEDQATIKAAMDAVQNHRETVQPIREKTGGSTFKNPEGTSAWKEIDKAGCRGLMIGGAQMSPMHCNFMINTGTATGYDLEYLGETVRARVLENSGVRLHWEIKRLGDFRSGHAVQEFLGQLL; encoded by the coding sequence ATGATGCGCGGCCAGGCCCTGATCGAAAAGCTTGGCGACCGGCTGGCCGGCCTGCGCGGCCGCGTCACGCCCAACGCCGAGATGGACAAGATCACCTGGTTTCGCGCCGGCGGCCTGGCGGACGCGCTGTTCCAGCCGGCTGACGAGGAGGACCTCGCCGCCTTCCTACGCGCCGTGCCGGAGGAAATCCCGCTGACCGTCGTCGGCGTCGGCTCGAACCTCCTGGTGCGCGACGGCGGCATTCCAGGTTTCGTCATCCGGCTTTCGGCCAAGGGCTTTGGCGAGGCGGAAGTCGTTTCGCCGACCACAATCAGGGCCGGCGCCGCAACGCCCGACAAGCGCCTCGCGGCCGTCGCCTATGAGGCGGGGATCGGCGGCTTCCATTTCTACCACGGCATTCCCGGCGCCGTCGGCGGTGCGCTGAGGATGAACGCCGGCGCCAATGGCGTCGAGACGCGCGAACGCGTCGTCGAGGTGCGGGCGCTCGACCGCAAGGGCAATCTTCACACGCTCAGCAATGCCGACATGGGCTATGCCTATCGGCATTCGGCGGCACCTTCGGGGCTGATCTTCACCTCGGCGCTGTTCGAGGGGCATCCGGAAGACCAGGCGACGATCAAGGCGGCGATGGATGCGGTGCAGAACCATCGCGAGACGGTGCAGCCGATCCGCGAGAAGACCGGCGGCTCGACGTTCAAGAATCCGGAGGGCACCTCGGCCTGGAAGGAGATCGACAAGGCCGGCTGCCGTGGCTTGATGATCGGCGGCGCGCAGATGTCGCCGATGCATTGCAATTTCATGATCAACACCGGCACCGCGACCGGCTACGACCTCGAATATCTCGGCGAGACCGTGCGCGCGCGGGTGCTCGAGAATTCGGGCGTCCGGCTGCATTGGGAAATCAAGCGCCTCGGCGATTTCCGGTCCGGCCATGCGGTTCAGGAATTCCTGGGGCAACTCCTCTAA
- a CDS encoding cell division protein FtsQ/DivIB, translated as MSALRWGQGKGAGAGPALFGLPLSFDHFVLPRMFRRPVRVLARLGGGEFTAPPFSAAILSAVLIGSGSAYGAYLGGQIDGVVQGITARTGFAVDQIKVVGNRETSEIDILDRLELDGWTSLIGFDAEAARERIRTLPWVEVAAVRKVYPHTLEVRVEEREPFALWQQGNSLSVIERDGQVIAPFSGGKQALLPLIIGTGAPATAPDFLAKVKRYPELAARVKGYIRVGERRWDLKLENGITVKLPEDGEDQAIAELVRMDRDNGLLTRDIAAVDMRLSDRLVVQLTPEAATQREATLNEKPQNLKRKPETKI; from the coding sequence GTGTCTGCGTTGAGGTGGGGACAGGGCAAGGGGGCGGGCGCCGGGCCGGCGCTGTTCGGTCTGCCGTTGTCGTTCGACCATTTCGTGTTGCCGCGCATGTTTCGCCGGCCGGTGCGCGTCCTGGCGCGCCTCGGCGGTGGTGAATTCACCGCCCCGCCTTTCTCCGCTGCGATCCTTTCGGCTGTGCTGATTGGGTCCGGCAGCGCCTACGGCGCCTATCTTGGCGGGCAGATCGACGGCGTCGTTCAGGGCATCACGGCGCGCACCGGTTTCGCAGTCGATCAGATCAAGGTGGTTGGCAACCGCGAGACCTCCGAGATCGACATACTGGACCGGCTCGAGCTTGACGGCTGGACCTCGCTGATCGGATTCGATGCCGAGGCCGCGCGCGAGCGGATCAGGACGCTACCCTGGGTCGAGGTCGCGGCGGTACGCAAGGTCTATCCGCATACGCTGGAAGTGCGCGTCGAGGAGCGTGAGCCTTTCGCGCTCTGGCAGCAGGGCAATTCGCTTTCGGTCATCGAGCGCGACGGCCAGGTCATCGCCCCGTTCTCAGGCGGCAAGCAGGCGCTGCTGCCGCTGATCATCGGCACCGGCGCGCCAGCCACGGCGCCGGACTTCCTTGCCAAGGTGAAGCGCTATCCCGAGCTTGCGGCGCGAGTCAAAGGCTATATCCGCGTCGGCGAGCGGCGCTGGGACCTGAAGCTGGAGAACGGCATCACGGTTAAGTTGCCGGAAGACGGCGAAGACCAGGCGATCGCCGAACTGGTCAGGATGGACCGCGACAACGGCCTTCTGACGCGCGACATCGCAGCCGTCGACATGCGCCTGTCCGACCGCCTCGTCGTGCAGTTGACGCCGGAGGCGGCGACGCAGCGCGAGGCCACGCTCAACGAAAAGCCGCAGAATCTGAAGCGCAAGCCGGAGACGAAGATATGA
- the ftsA gene encoding cell division protein FtsA: MSWLGGNSDASSRRSGTLTVLDVGSSKVCCVVAKLKPREDGKLLRGRSHRIQVIGIGHQKSQGVKSGVVVDLDRAEHAIRLAVDAAERMAGLTVDSLIVNMTAGRLKSETFSATINLGGHQADEADIKRVLAAGAKQALKAEREVIHSLPVGFSLDAERGVRDPRGMVGDTLGVDMHVLTGDSAPLRNLELCINRSHLSVERMVATPYASGLAALVDDELEMGAACIDMGGGTTTISVFAEGKFVHGDAIAIGGNHVTLDMAKGLSTSLDAAERLKVMHGSALPGSADDRDLVSIQPIGEEGEVPLQIPRSMMTRIIRARIDETLELLRDRLNKSGYGNAVGKRVVLTGGASQLSGLPEAARRILGRNVRIGRPLGVAGLPEAAKGPAFSTPVGLLIYPQMASFESHSVKGISGLRMTGTGGKLHRMSQWLRDSF, from the coding sequence ATGAGCTGGCTTGGCGGCAACAGCGACGCCTCCTCGCGCCGGTCCGGCACGCTGACGGTGCTCGACGTCGGCTCGAGCAAGGTTTGCTGTGTGGTGGCGAAGCTGAAGCCGCGTGAGGACGGCAAGCTTTTGCGCGGGCGCTCGCATCGCATCCAGGTGATCGGCATCGGCCACCAGAAATCGCAAGGCGTGAAGTCGGGCGTGGTCGTCGATCTCGACCGCGCCGAGCATGCCATCCGTCTGGCCGTCGACGCCGCTGAGCGCATGGCCGGGCTGACGGTGGATTCGCTGATCGTCAACATGACCGCCGGAAGGCTGAAGAGCGAGACCTTCTCGGCCACGATCAATCTCGGCGGCCATCAGGCCGACGAGGCCGACATCAAGCGCGTGCTTGCCGCCGGTGCCAAGCAGGCGTTGAAGGCCGAGCGTGAGGTGATCCATTCGCTTCCAGTCGGCTTCTCGCTCGACGCCGAGCGCGGCGTGCGCGATCCACGCGGCATGGTCGGCGACACGCTGGGCGTCGACATGCATGTGCTGACAGGCGATTCCGCGCCGCTGCGCAACCTGGAGCTCTGCATCAACCGTTCGCATCTCTCGGTCGAGCGCATGGTGGCAACCCCCTATGCCAGTGGACTTGCCGCACTCGTCGACGATGAGCTCGAGATGGGCGCCGCCTGCATCGACATGGGTGGCGGTACGACGACGATCTCAGTGTTCGCGGAAGGCAAGTTCGTTCATGGCGACGCCATCGCTATCGGCGGCAATCATGTAACGCTCGACATGGCCAAGGGCCTGTCGACCTCTCTCGATGCCGCCGAGCGGCTGAAGGTGATGCACGGTTCGGCGCTGCCCGGCAGCGCGGACGATCGCGACCTCGTCTCGATTCAGCCGATCGGCGAGGAAGGCGAGGTGCCCTTGCAGATACCGCGCTCGATGATGACGCGCATCATTCGCGCCCGTATCGACGAGACGCTGGAGCTTTTGCGCGACCGGCTGAACAAGTCCGGCTACGGCAATGCCGTCGGCAAGCGCGTTGTGCTCACCGGCGGCGCCAGCCAGCTTTCCGGTCTGCCGGAAGCAGCGCGCCGCATCCTCGGCCGCAATGTGCGCATCGGCCGCCCGCTCGGCGTGGCGGGCCTGCCGGAGGCGGCCAAGGGGCCGGCGTTCTCGACCCCGGTCGGGCTTTTGATCTATCCGCAGATGGCGAGCTTCGAGAGCCATTCGGTGAAAGGAATTTCCGGTCTCAGGATGACTGGAACGGGTGGAAAACTGCATCGCATGAGTCAGTGGTTGAGAGACAGTTTCTAA
- the ftsZ gene encoding cell division protein FtsZ, protein MTINLQKPDITELKPRITVFGVGGGGGNAVNNMITAGLRGVEFVVANTDAQALTMSKAERLIQLGAHVTEGLGAGSQPEVGRAAAEECIDEIIDHLSNTHMCFVTAGMGGGTGTGAAPVVARAAREKGILTVGVVTKPFHFEGQRRMKTADLGIEELQKCVDTLIVIPNQNLFRLANDKTTFADAFAMADQVLYSGVACITDLMVKEGLINLDFADVRSVMREMGKAMMGTGEASGEGRAMAAAEAAIANPLLDETSMKGAKGLLISITGGRDLTLFEVDEAATRIREEVDQDANIILGATFDEELEGVIRVSVVATGIDKSAAEIAAAPISIRAAPQKPVSRPAAPGRPAPVQQQTYEPRAADPVAEAIQLAEANAAAMAQARPAPTAHAEEFRPQSKIFQAPPAQPQPIVQQQVVQPAPLREMPQPVAAAPQRMPRVEDFPPVVKAEVEAKSRPADHENGGPMGLLKRLTNGLTRREEEPARLQPAQPREPKLRQAAPEVRRLASQDPQLYAPRRGQLDDQGRLTPQSRAVQDDDQLEIPAFLRRQAN, encoded by the coding sequence ATGACCATCAATCTGCAAAAGCCGGACATCACCGAGCTGAAGCCACGCATCACCGTGTTTGGTGTAGGCGGCGGCGGCGGCAATGCGGTCAACAACATGATCACCGCCGGCTTGCGCGGTGTCGAGTTCGTGGTGGCGAACACCGATGCGCAGGCGCTGACCATGTCGAAGGCGGAACGGCTGATCCAGCTTGGCGCGCATGTCACCGAGGGTCTCGGCGCCGGCTCGCAGCCGGAGGTCGGCCGCGCGGCGGCGGAGGAATGCATCGATGAGATCATCGATCACCTCTCCAATACCCATATGTGCTTCGTCACCGCCGGCATGGGCGGCGGCACCGGCACCGGCGCTGCCCCGGTAGTCGCCCGCGCCGCGCGCGAGAAGGGCATTCTCACCGTCGGCGTCGTCACCAAGCCGTTCCACTTCGAGGGCCAGCGCCGCATGAAGACGGCCGACTTGGGCATCGAGGAACTGCAGAAATGCGTCGACACGCTCATCGTCATCCCCAACCAGAACCTGTTTAGGCTGGCCAACGACAAGACCACCTTCGCTGATGCCTTCGCCATGGCCGACCAGGTGCTCTACTCGGGTGTCGCCTGCATCACCGACCTGATGGTCAAGGAAGGCCTGATCAACCTCGACTTCGCCGACGTCCGCTCGGTGATGCGCGAGATGGGCAAGGCGATGATGGGCACGGGCGAAGCTTCGGGCGAGGGCCGCGCCATGGCCGCCGCCGAGGCAGCGATCGCCAACCCGCTGCTCGACGAGACCTCGATGAAGGGCGCCAAGGGCCTGCTGATCTCGATCACCGGCGGCCGCGACCTCACCCTGTTCGAGGTCGACGAAGCCGCGACCCGCATACGCGAAGAGGTCGACCAGGACGCCAACATCATCCTCGGCGCCACCTTCGACGAGGAGCTGGAAGGCGTAATCCGCGTCTCGGTGGTCGCCACCGGTATCGACAAGTCGGCGGCCGAAATCGCCGCGGCACCGATCTCGATCCGTGCCGCACCGCAGAAGCCGGTCAGCCGTCCTGCCGCCCCGGGCCGGCCGGCGCCGGTCCAGCAGCAGACCTATGAGCCGCGCGCCGCCGATCCGGTCGCCGAGGCGATCCAGCTTGCCGAAGCCAATGCCGCCGCGATGGCGCAGGCTCGCCCAGCGCCGACGGCGCATGCGGAAGAATTCCGTCCGCAGAGCAAGATCTTCCAGGCGCCACCCGCCCAGCCGCAGCCCATCGTCCAGCAGCAGGTGGTGCAGCCCGCGCCGCTCAGGGAGATGCCGCAGCCGGTTGCCGCCGCACCCCAGCGCATGCCGCGCGTCGAGGACTTTCCGCCGGTGGTGAAGGCCGAGGTGGAGGCCAAGAGCCGTCCGGCCGACCATGAGAACGGCGGTCCGATGGGGCTGCTGAAGCGCCTTACCAATGGGCTGACGCGCCGTGAGGAAGAGCCAGCCCGGCTGCAGCCGGCGCAGCCGCGCGAGCCGAAACTGCGCCAGGCGGCACCGGAAGTGCGCCGTCTAGCCAGCCAGGATCCGCAGCTCTACGCGCCGCGCCGCGGCCAGCTCGACGACCAGGGCCGGCTGACGCCGCAGAGCCGGGCCGTGCAGGACGACGACCAGCTGGAGATCCCGGCGTTCCTGCGCCGCCAGGCCAATTGA
- the lpxC gene encoding UDP-3-O-acyl-N-acetylglucosamine deacetylase: MGFVLHDYQTTLKSRATLTGTGVHSGKPVTVHFLPADADTGIVFQLSNGGESREFRALVSEVGATDLCTMLGDPAGEHIGTVEHLMAAVFGLGVDNLVIEIDGREVPILDGSAVPFVEAFDQAGIETLPVKRRYIRVVKPVRIENGASWAEFRPYDGTRFEIEIDFESPAIGRQLFASDINPDIFRRDIARARTFGFMKDVERLWAAGYALGASLENSLVIGDDNRVINMGGLRYANEFARHKTLDAMGDLALAGARFIGCFRSYRGGHRMNAAALRRLLSDRSAFEIVETTRRERGRSAEMIAVSAPLYAPWMI, translated from the coding sequence ATGGGGTTTGTCTTGCACGACTATCAGACGACACTAAAATCGCGCGCGACGCTGACGGGTACAGGCGTCCATAGCGGCAAGCCCGTCACCGTTCATTTTCTGCCCGCGGACGCCGATACCGGCATTGTCTTCCAGCTTTCCAATGGCGGCGAGAGCCGTGAGTTTCGTGCGCTTGTCTCCGAAGTCGGTGCGACCGACCTCTGCACCATGCTCGGCGATCCGGCGGGTGAGCACATCGGCACGGTCGAACATCTGATGGCCGCGGTCTTTGGACTTGGCGTCGACAATCTGGTCATCGAAATCGACGGCCGTGAGGTTCCGATCCTCGACGGCAGCGCCGTGCCCTTTGTCGAAGCCTTCGACCAGGCGGGCATCGAGACGCTGCCGGTCAAGCGCCGCTACATCCGGGTGGTCAAGCCGGTCCGCATCGAGAATGGCGCCTCTTGGGCCGAGTTCAGGCCTTATGACGGCACGCGCTTCGAGATCGAGATCGATTTCGAGAGCCCGGCCATCGGCCGCCAGCTCTTCGCCTCCGACATCAATCCCGACATTTTCCGCCGTGACATCGCGCGCGCCCGCACTTTTGGCTTCATGAAGGACGTCGAGCGTCTCTGGGCCGCCGGCTACGCGCTCGGTGCGTCGCTGGAGAACTCGCTGGTGATCGGTGACGACAACCGCGTCATCAACATGGGCGGCCTTCGCTATGCCAACGAATTCGCGCGCCACAAGACGCTGGACGCCATGGGCGACCTGGCGCTCGCCGGCGCCCGCTTCATCGGGTGCTTCCGCTCCTATCGCGGCGGCCACAGGATGAATGCGGCGGCTTTGCGTCGGCTTCTGTCCGACCGGTCTGCATTCGAGATCGTCGAAACCACACGTCGCGAGCGTGGTCGCAGCGCCGAAATGATTGCCGTGAGTGCGCCGCTCTACGCGCCCTGGATGATCTGA
- a CDS encoding outer membrane protein assembly factor BamD has product MFFKRVGQSKAPRRAVFLALSVVVPSLVLSACMSSEKDVDLSTYVDQTEPADVLYNQGLANLNAGRLDEASKKFDAVDRQHPYSEFARKSMVMGAFADYRAGHYDEAIGSAKRYLTLYPSTDDAAYAQYIIGLSYYRQIKDVTQDQKEARLTVQTMQDLVTRWPTSEYVDDAKEKIRFATDQLAGKEMQIGRYYLERREYIAAVKRFRTVVETYSNTRHVEEALARLTETYYAMGLTSEAQTAAAVLGTNYPDSQWYKDSYKLLQSNGLEPRENAGSWISKAGKLITGA; this is encoded by the coding sequence ATGTTCTTCAAGCGAGTTGGTCAATCGAAAGCGCCGCGCCGGGCTGTTTTCCTGGCGCTTTCGGTGGTTGTTCCATCGCTCGTCCTGTCTGCCTGCATGTCCTCCGAGAAGGACGTCGACCTGTCGACCTATGTCGATCAGACCGAGCCGGCGGACGTCCTCTACAATCAGGGCCTCGCCAATCTGAATGCCGGCCGCCTGGACGAGGCGAGCAAGAAGTTCGACGCGGTCGACCGCCAGCACCCGTATTCGGAATTCGCCCGCAAATCGATGGTGATGGGCGCTTTCGCCGACTATCGCGCCGGCCACTACGACGAGGCGATCGGCTCGGCCAAGCGCTATCTGACCCTCTACCCGTCGACGGATGACGCCGCCTACGCCCAGTATATCATCGGGCTGAGCTACTACCGTCAGATCAAGGACGTCACGCAGGACCAGAAGGAAGCTCGCCTCACCGTACAGACGATGCAGGATCTGGTGACGCGCTGGCCGACGTCAGAATATGTCGACGACGCCAAGGAGAAGATCCGCTTCGCCACCGACCAGCTTGCCGGCAAGGAGATGCAGATCGGCCGCTACTATCTCGAGCGCCGCGAATACATCGCCGCCGTCAAGCGTTTCCGCACCGTTGTCGAAACCTATTCCAACACTCGCCATGTCGAGGAGGCGCTGGCGCGCCTGACCGAAACCTACTACGCCATGGGGCTGACCTCGGAAGCGCAGACCGCCGCGGCGGTGCTCGGCACCAACTATCCCGACAGCCAGTGGTACAAGGATTCCTACAAGCTCCTGCAGAGCAATGGGCTTGAGCCGCGCGAAAATGCCGGGTCGTGGATATCCAAGGCCGGGAAGCTGATCACCGGCGCCTGA